One Nonomuraea angiospora DNA segment encodes these proteins:
- a CDS encoding carboxymuconolactone decarboxylase family protein — protein MTPEVSSAMSALQEAALAAAQAADIAPGLLQLIKIRASQINGCSLSLDRHTQDARAMGEGEERIRELRAWRNSKLFTSGERAALSLTEAITLVFAGQVPNEVYAEAARQFEETQLAALIWAATVINAHNRIAITTRLEGSGAPPDADVRGAASAGGRSMWWTSARVANHDLPA, from the coding sequence GTGACCCCCGAAGTCTCCAGCGCGATGAGCGCCCTGCAGGAGGCCGCTCTGGCCGCGGCGCAGGCGGCGGACATCGCGCCGGGGCTGCTCCAGCTGATCAAGATCCGCGCTTCCCAGATCAACGGCTGTTCCCTCTCACTCGACCGGCACACCCAGGACGCGCGGGCCATGGGGGAAGGGGAGGAGCGCATCCGGGAGTTGCGGGCCTGGCGCAACAGCAAGCTCTTCACCAGCGGGGAACGGGCCGCGCTGTCGCTGACCGAGGCGATCACCCTCGTCTTCGCGGGACAGGTCCCGAACGAGGTGTACGCCGAGGCGGCGAGGCAGTTCGAGGAGACCCAGCTGGCGGCGCTGATCTGGGCCGCGACAGTGATCAACGCGCACAACCGGATCGCGATCACCACCCGCCTGGAGGGCAGCGGCGCCCCGCCCGACGCGGACGTCCGTGGAGCGGCGTCCGCGGGAGGCCGGAGCATGTGGTGGACGTCGGCGCGGGTGGCGAATCACGACCTTCCCGCTTGA
- a CDS encoding MFS transporter, translating to MTGTPQAPADEAPAGVIRTLRELPRPAIVLLFGIALNRMGSFVALFLVLYLTGLGYSPAQAGFVLTGFGVGSIVGTFVGGSVTGRFGARVVIVWSMLLCGLSTAGLAAVTALVPLLIVGFAAGAFGQMYRPAAATMLAELTPPQRLVMTSAAGRFGLNLGAAVGPLLGVWLAAAYSYQVVFAVNAVVDLLFALVVLLVIPAGAGHRAPEDPAAPEDPAAREDPAAREDPAAREDPAAREDTADREDTADREDTARYRDLLRDRRFLLFLAGMFITAVAEVQYQSTLPLEVQQRGYPTALYGAVVALNGALVILVELPLTTLIQRFSMRATVAAGCLLLGVGLGLFGLPFGPWVFILGAVVWTLGEIISAPSIGAYPALAAPTPALRSRYIGALSTCQTAGWAVGPSVGTALFEYVGGAVWLMCAGLGVLAYLGMRAGVRDLVPR from the coding sequence ATGACCGGCACCCCGCAGGCGCCCGCCGACGAGGCTCCCGCCGGAGTGATCCGCACGCTGCGCGAGCTGCCGCGGCCGGCGATCGTGCTGCTGTTCGGCATCGCGCTGAACCGGATGGGGAGCTTCGTCGCGCTCTTCCTGGTCCTGTACCTGACCGGCCTCGGCTACAGCCCCGCGCAGGCCGGGTTCGTCCTGACCGGGTTCGGCGTGGGGTCGATCGTGGGGACGTTCGTCGGCGGCAGCGTGACGGGGCGGTTCGGCGCGCGGGTGGTGATCGTGTGGTCGATGCTGCTGTGCGGTCTGTCCACCGCGGGGCTCGCCGCCGTGACGGCGCTCGTCCCGTTGCTGATCGTCGGCTTCGCGGCGGGCGCGTTCGGGCAGATGTACCGCCCGGCCGCGGCGACGATGCTCGCCGAGCTGACGCCGCCGCAGCGGCTCGTGATGACCTCGGCCGCCGGCCGGTTCGGGCTCAACCTCGGCGCCGCCGTCGGCCCGCTGCTGGGCGTATGGCTGGCCGCCGCGTACTCCTACCAGGTGGTCTTCGCCGTCAACGCCGTCGTCGACCTGCTCTTCGCCCTCGTCGTCCTGCTCGTCATCCCGGCCGGCGCCGGCCACCGCGCGCCCGAGGACCCCGCCGCGCCCGAGGACCCTGCGGCGCGCGAGGACCCTGCGGCGCGCGAGGACCCTGCGGCGCGCGAGGACCCTGCGGCGCGCGAGGACACCGCGGATCGCGAGGACACCGCGGATCGCGAGGACACCGCCCGTTACCGCGACCTCCTGCGGGACCGCCGGTTCCTGCTGTTCCTCGCCGGAATGTTCATCACGGCGGTCGCCGAGGTCCAGTACCAGTCGACGCTGCCGCTCGAGGTGCAGCAGCGCGGCTACCCGACCGCGCTCTACGGCGCGGTCGTCGCGCTCAACGGCGCGCTCGTGATCCTCGTCGAACTGCCGCTGACCACCCTCATCCAGCGCTTCTCCATGCGGGCCACCGTCGCCGCCGGGTGCCTCCTCCTCGGCGTCGGCCTCGGCCTGTTCGGCCTGCCCTTCGGCCCGTGGGTCTTCATCCTCGGGGCCGTCGTCTGGACGCTGGGAGAGATCATCAGCGCCCCGTCCATCGGCGCGTACCCGGCCCTCGCCGCCCCGACCCCCGCCCTGCGGAGCCGCTACATCGGCGCGCTGTCCACCTGCCAGACGGCCGGCTGGGCCGTCGGCCCCAGCGTCGGCACGGCGCTGTTCGAGTATGTCGGCGGCGCGGTCTGGCTGATGTGCGCAGGTCTGGGCGTTCTCGCCTATCTCGGGATGCGCGCGGGCGTCCGCGACCTTGTCCCGCGCTAG
- a CDS encoding ATP-grasp domain-containing protein gives MKRLVVVGTGPRLYREFMLRSIGERYDVHLVIGRPAEWETPYVRGVSVVPGMAADGIVAAVRDVVARDAADGVMTWAEDHVVGTALAAAAVGLPGPGPDAARACRDKHLTRSALAARGVPQPQSELVADVAEARAVAEKFGYPVVVKPRAGVASQAVALVRDGEELADHFASAHRLPAAGLRSPDRFVMIEEYLTGPEIAVDSVVRDGRVLPVFVSHKEMGYAPYFEETGHWTRGDDPLLGDPEITRFLAQVHAAIRYATGATHTELKLTDEGPKLIEINGRLGGDLLSYLCDSASGVDPGLALAAVSCGDAPDLTRTRALCAGIRFAYPPWHETRVEGIAFDESALPPEAGLAVPLVRPGEVVLLPHKDLMEGRVAFATAAAGTRAELSAALDRALAALRCTWSPA, from the coding sequence AGCATCGGCGAGCGCTACGACGTCCACCTCGTCATCGGCCGGCCGGCCGAGTGGGAGACGCCGTACGTCCGCGGCGTCAGCGTCGTACCCGGGATGGCGGCGGACGGCATCGTGGCCGCCGTCCGGGACGTCGTCGCACGAGACGCCGCCGACGGGGTCATGACGTGGGCCGAGGACCACGTCGTCGGCACCGCCCTCGCCGCGGCGGCCGTCGGCCTGCCCGGCCCCGGCCCTGACGCCGCCCGCGCCTGCCGCGACAAGCACCTCACCCGCTCGGCCCTCGCCGCGCGGGGCGTGCCGCAGCCACAGTCGGAGCTGGTCGCCGACGTGGCCGAGGCGCGCGCCGTGGCGGAGAAGTTCGGCTACCCGGTCGTCGTCAAGCCCAGAGCCGGGGTCGCGAGCCAGGCCGTCGCGCTGGTCCGCGACGGCGAGGAGCTGGCCGACCACTTCGCCTCCGCTCATCGTCTCCCGGCCGCCGGCCTGCGGTCCCCGGACCGCTTCGTCATGATCGAGGAGTACCTGACCGGGCCGGAGATCGCCGTCGACTCCGTCGTACGGGACGGCCGGGTCCTGCCGGTCTTCGTCTCGCACAAGGAGATGGGCTACGCGCCGTACTTCGAGGAGACCGGCCACTGGACGCGCGGCGACGACCCGCTGCTCGGCGACCCCGAGATCACTCGTTTCCTCGCCCAGGTCCACGCGGCCATCAGGTACGCCACCGGCGCCACGCACACCGAGCTCAAGCTCACCGACGAGGGTCCGAAGCTCATCGAGATCAACGGCCGGCTCGGCGGTGACCTCCTGTCCTACCTGTGCGACAGCGCCTCCGGCGTGGACCCGGGCCTGGCTCTCGCGGCGGTGTCGTGCGGCGACGCCCCCGACCTCACGCGGACGCGCGCGCTGTGCGCGGGGATCAGGTTCGCCTACCCGCCGTGGCACGAGACCCGCGTCGAGGGGATCGCCTTCGACGAGTCCGCCCTGCCGCCGGAGGCGGGCCTGGCCGTCCCGCTCGTCCGCCCGGGGGAGGTCGTCCTGCTGCCGCACAAGGACCTCATGGAGGGCCGCGTCGCCTTCGCCACCGCCGCCGCGGGCACCCGCGCGGAGCTGTCCGCCGCGCTCGACCGGGCGCTGGCGGCGTTGCGCTGCACGTGGAGCCCCGCATGA